From a region of the Rhodococcus sp. 4CII genome:
- a CDS encoding DUF4129 domain-containing protein: MPDRRVRSRVVHTVALLAAVVAVTFAARVVPAPDTPATPTEPGAGATRALVVLSAVAVVVAAVALASAVRGGRPRVAPEPPSLGPTGSTGASVSRRHLVGWAAFAALLVATVLVAGSIGGGNSPDRPPSQASPATDDGAARSGDTAPAETSPPLGEVAATREDLTELWTAVAIAGPILVTLLILGAAARRPLRVRAGAWTAARPADGAGTSQTLARAAEEGLAVVVAPNLPPREAIIASYAAMEDALRGAPGAEPRDSDTPSEVLARAVQLGVLRFEAAAPLVRLFSEARFSLHPMDERHRDEAADLLRRVRGDLGSDTCSPSQ, translated from the coding sequence ATGCCGGACCGTCGGGTGAGAAGCAGGGTCGTCCACACGGTCGCCCTGCTGGCGGCCGTCGTGGCGGTCACGTTTGCGGCGAGGGTGGTCCCCGCGCCAGACACGCCCGCGACACCGACGGAGCCGGGCGCGGGGGCGACGCGCGCCTTGGTCGTCCTCTCGGCGGTCGCCGTCGTCGTCGCGGCGGTGGCGCTGGCGTCGGCCGTCCGTGGCGGTCGGCCCCGGGTCGCCCCCGAACCGCCGTCGCTGGGTCCCACCGGTAGCACCGGAGCGTCGGTGTCGCGCCGTCACCTGGTCGGGTGGGCGGCGTTCGCCGCACTCCTGGTGGCGACGGTGCTCGTCGCCGGATCGATCGGTGGCGGCAACTCACCGGACCGCCCGCCGTCCCAGGCGAGCCCGGCCACCGACGACGGCGCCGCTCGATCCGGCGACACCGCGCCCGCGGAGACGAGTCCGCCGCTCGGCGAGGTCGCCGCGACGCGAGAGGACCTCACGGAATTGTGGACCGCGGTAGCGATTGCCGGACCGATACTGGTGACGCTGCTGATCCTCGGCGCCGCGGCGCGACGCCCTCTCCGGGTCCGGGCCGGTGCGTGGACGGCGGCTCGTCCCGCCGACGGCGCGGGCACCTCGCAGACCTTGGCCCGTGCGGCGGAGGAGGGCCTCGCCGTGGTCGTCGCCCCGAATCTGCCGCCGCGCGAGGCCATCATCGCCAGCTACGCCGCGATGGAAGATGCGCTGCGCGGGGCGCCGGGCGCCGAGCCCCGCGACTCGGACACGCCGTCCGAAGTGCTGGCCCGCGCAGTACAACTCGGTGTCCTGCGCTTCGAGGCCGCGGCGCCGCTTGTGCGGCTGTTCTCAGAGGCGAGGTTCAGCCTGCATCCCATGGACGAACGACATCGCGACGAGGCGGCGGATCTGCTCAGGCGGGTGCGGGGCGATCTCGGGAGCGACACGTGTTCGCCGTCGCAGTAG